One Fusobacterium sp. JB019 DNA window includes the following coding sequences:
- a CDS encoding L-aspartate oxidase → MLELGDKNKFKEEYDLIIVGTGAGGCFSLLNADKDKKVLMITKTKLEESDSYLAQGGICVLRDEKDFDSFFEDTMKAGHYKNNKDSVREMIKKSPKIIEDLVSYGVSFEKDNDEFKYTREGAHSKSRILYHKDITGKEITRKLLGNVKNRKNTTILENTTLVDLISKDNICYGIVMKDSNGEIQRVYSKNVILACGGIGGNFKNSTNYPHLTGDGIEIAKKHNIRLKNLDYIQVHPTTLYSEEKGRRFLISESVRGEGALLYNANGERFVEELKPRDYVTKKILAQMEKDGSKHVWLDMRPIKKRGISLEERFPNILKKCREEGYDPNKEMIPVVPAQHYFMGGIEVNLNSKTSMENLYAVGETSCNGVHGANRLASNSLLETLVFSKNAVEDIENKTILREGE, encoded by the coding sequence ATGTTAGAATTAGGAGATAAAAATAAATTTAAAGAGGAATATGATTTAATAATTGTTGGAACAGGAGCAGGAGGTTGTTTTTCTCTTTTAAATGCAGATAAAGATAAGAAAGTACTTATGATTACTAAGACAAAATTAGAGGAAAGTGACTCTTATTTAGCCCAAGGAGGGATTTGTGTTCTTAGGGATGAAAAGGATTTTGATAGCTTTTTTGAAGATACAATGAAGGCAGGGCATTATAAAAATAATAAGGATTCTGTAAGGGAAATGATAAAAAAATCTCCTAAAATTATAGAAGATTTAGTTTCTTATGGAGTTAGTTTTGAAAAAGATAATGATGAATTTAAATATACTAGAGAGGGAGCTCATTCCAAATCTAGAATACTTTATCATAAAGATATTACAGGAAAAGAAATTACTAGAAAATTACTAGGTAATGTGAAAAATAGAAAAAATACAACTATATTAGAAAATACAACTTTAGTTGATTTAATATCAAAAGACAATATATGTTATGGAATTGTTATGAAGGATAGTAATGGTGAAATTCAAAGGGTATATTCTAAAAATGTTATTTTGGCTTGCGGCGGAATAGGAGGGAATTTTAAAAATTCAACTAACTATCCTCATTTAACAGGAGACGGGATTGAAATTGCTAAAAAACATAATATAAGATTAAAGAACCTAGATTATATTCAAGTTCATCCTACAACTTTATATTCAGAAGAAAAGGGAAGAAGATTTTTAATTTCAGAATCTGTTAGAGGGGAAGGAGCTCTACTTTATAATGCTAATGGTGAAAGATTTGTAGAGGAACTTAAACCAAGAGATTATGTTACTAAAAAGATACTTGCTCAAATGGAAAAAGATGGATCAAAACATGTGTGGTTAGATATGAGACCTATTAAAAAAAGAGGGATAAGCTTAGAAGAAAGATTTCCAAATATATTAAAAAAATGTAGAGAAGAAGGATATGATCCAAACAAGGAAATGATTCCAGTAGTTCCAGCTCAACATTATTTTATGGGAGGAATCGAAGTTAATTTAAATAGTAAAACTTCTATGGAAAATTTATATGCAGTTGGTGAAACTAGTTGTAATGGAGTTCATGGTGCTAATAGATTAGCTAGTAATTCTTTGCTTGAAACTTTAGTTTTTTCAAAAAATGCAGTGGAAGATATAGAAAATAAAACAATATTAAGGGAAGGGGAATAG